In Burkholderia sp. GAS332, one DNA window encodes the following:
- a CDS encoding Methyltransferase domain-containing protein: protein MTDRAIIDWPAWTDSPPGRYVLEWEQTQLDRVVSDVFGYHALQLGLPQLDALRENRMPCRGLVLDAASGASAPYAYPRGLGRAGNDLGSSAAQGLPAPAGRSAVWCDLLDLPFEAQSVDLIVMPHTLEFTSDPHRLLREAERVLMPEGQLIILGFNSLSLWGARQSVGKVTGRPFVPAAVDLIAFTRLKDWIKLLGFDLERGRFGCYRPPLGSEQWLSRYGFMEAAGDRWWPIFGATYMIKAIKRVRGMRLVGPLKVKKPVLAAGLAPAATPNTRNHTQ from the coding sequence ATGACTGACCGAGCCATTATAGACTGGCCTGCCTGGACCGATTCACCACCCGGCCGCTACGTACTCGAGTGGGAACAGACCCAGCTCGATCGCGTGGTGTCCGACGTGTTCGGTTACCATGCGCTGCAGCTCGGCCTGCCTCAGCTCGACGCCTTGCGCGAAAACCGCATGCCGTGCCGCGGACTCGTGCTCGACGCAGCGAGCGGCGCGAGCGCGCCCTACGCTTATCCGCGTGGGCTCGGGCGTGCCGGGAATGACCTGGGGAGTAGCGCCGCGCAAGGTTTACCTGCACCGGCCGGGCGTAGCGCTGTCTGGTGCGACCTGCTTGACTTGCCGTTCGAAGCACAAAGCGTCGACCTGATCGTGATGCCGCATACGCTGGAATTCACGAGCGACCCGCACCGGCTGCTGCGCGAAGCGGAGCGCGTGCTGATGCCCGAAGGCCAACTGATCATTCTCGGCTTCAATTCGCTGTCGCTATGGGGCGCGCGCCAATCGGTCGGCAAGGTGACCGGCCGGCCGTTCGTGCCCGCGGCAGTCGACCTGATCGCCTTCACGCGCCTGAAAGACTGGATCAAGCTGCTGGGTTTCGACCTTGAACGCGGGCGCTTCGGCTGCTATCGTCCGCCGCTCGGCAGCGAGCAATGGCTGTCCCGCTATGGCTTCATGGAAGCCGCCGGCGACCGCTGGTGGCCGATTTTCGGCGCTACCTACATGATCAAGGCGATCAAGCGCGTGCGCGGCATGCGCCTCGTCGGTCCGCTGAAAGTGAAGAAACCTGTCCTCGCCGCGGGCCTCGCGCCCGCCGCCACACCGAACACACGCAACCACACTCAATGA
- a CDS encoding membrane-bound lytic murein transglycosylase D gives MRFIFSALLVLTLAACASQGPATNSSTTATNPASQQAVADALRKTATAKETINVDQGSVDQLTSADADLWGRIRRGFQMPDLQSDLVDMQVNWYAQRPDYVQRMTERSQKYLYHIVEELEARHMPTELALLPFIESAYSPQALSVAKAAGMWQFMPGTGRTYNLKQNMWQDERRDVLASTSAALDYLSRLHDMFGDWQLALAAYNWGEGNVQRAIARNEAAGLPTDYLSLRMPNETRNYVPKLQAVKNIVMNPQMYGLTLPSIPNHPYFVTVTTSHDIDVDTAAKLANLSPDEFRSLNPSFRKPVILGATQPQILLPFDNASAFEHNLKTYSGSLSSWTTYTVTERAAPAAIAQKIGVDADTLMEVNKIPVGMRLKPGSTIVVPRASDDDEDISADVAESAVLAMEPDVPDTRKMLIRVRRNQSMAAIAVRYGVSIGQLKSWNRTHRDQVSRGQVIVLHVPVGKVMPSEPGPERIATDVQGGGVERIGTRVADTKSDSRYDKKKGRGRTAVVKVSDPVSKPSKPTTSGASKGKMTKVSASTSSKASKAAADSRPKTAANAKKGK, from the coding sequence ATGCGATTTATCTTTAGTGCGTTGTTGGTCCTGACACTCGCCGCTTGCGCGAGTCAGGGACCGGCGACGAATAGTTCCACCACCGCAACAAACCCCGCCAGTCAGCAAGCCGTAGCCGACGCCCTTCGCAAGACAGCCACCGCCAAAGAGACGATCAATGTCGACCAGGGTTCGGTCGATCAACTGACGAGCGCTGACGCAGACTTGTGGGGCCGTATCCGCCGTGGTTTTCAAATGCCGGATCTGCAAAGCGACCTCGTCGACATGCAGGTCAACTGGTATGCGCAGCGCCCGGACTACGTGCAGCGCATGACCGAGCGCTCGCAGAAATATCTGTACCACATCGTCGAAGAGCTCGAGGCGCGCCATATGCCGACCGAGCTCGCGTTGCTGCCGTTCATCGAATCCGCGTACAGCCCGCAGGCGTTGTCGGTGGCGAAGGCTGCCGGCATGTGGCAGTTCATGCCGGGCACGGGGCGCACCTACAACCTCAAGCAGAACATGTGGCAGGACGAACGCCGCGACGTGCTGGCCTCGACCAGCGCCGCGCTCGACTACCTGTCGCGTCTGCATGACATGTTCGGCGACTGGCAACTGGCGCTCGCCGCCTACAACTGGGGCGAGGGCAACGTGCAGCGCGCGATCGCCCGTAACGAAGCGGCGGGTCTGCCTACCGACTACCTCAGCCTGCGCATGCCGAACGAGACGCGTAACTACGTGCCCAAGCTGCAGGCGGTGAAGAACATCGTGATGAACCCGCAGATGTACGGGCTCACGCTGCCGTCGATTCCGAACCACCCGTATTTCGTGACGGTCACGACCTCGCACGATATCGACGTGGACACGGCGGCGAAGCTCGCGAATCTCTCTCCGGATGAATTCCGCTCGCTGAACCCGTCGTTCAGAAAGCCGGTGATTCTCGGCGCCACGCAGCCGCAAATTTTGCTGCCGTTCGACAACGCGAGCGCGTTTGAACACAATCTGAAGACGTACTCCGGCTCGCTGTCGTCGTGGACCACGTACACGGTCACCGAGCGTGCTGCGCCGGCGGCGATCGCGCAAAAGATCGGTGTCGACGCTGACACGCTGATGGAAGTGAATAAGATTCCGGTCGGCATGCGGCTGAAGCCGGGCTCCACGATCGTGGTGCCGCGTGCTTCGGACGACGACGAAGACATCAGCGCCGACGTCGCCGAAAGCGCCGTGCTCGCCATGGAGCCGGACGTCCCTGATACTCGCAAGATGCTGATCCGCGTGCGCCGCAATCAATCGATGGCCGCCATCGCAGTGCGTTACGGCGTCTCGATCGGTCAGTTGAAGTCGTGGAATCGCACGCATCGCGATCAGGTTTCGCGTGGCCAGGTGATCGTGCTGCACGTGCCGGTTGGTAAGGTGATGCCGAGCGAACCGGGTCCGGAGCGCATCGCGACCGACGTGCAAGGCGGTGGTGTCGAGAGGATCGGAACCCGTGTCGCAGACACGAAGAGCGATTCGCGCTACGATAAGAAGAAGGGCCGTGGCCGCACCGCCGTGGTGAAGGTGTCTGATCCGGTGAGTAAGCCCAGCAAGCCGACAACGTCCGGCGCCAGTAAGGGCAAAATGACGAAGGTGTCGGCTTCCACGTCCAGCAAGGCGTCGAAGGCCGCGGCAGATAGCCGCCCGAAGACTGCGGCCAACGCGAAGAAGGGTAAGTAG
- a CDS encoding hydroxyacylglutathione hydrolase: MNALEYVPVPAFEDNYIWVVSDGHHAVVVDPGEAAPVRAYLAKRGWQLSAILLTHHHQDHVGGVADLLNGQAVPVYGPAGEAIQHLTHRLKNGDHVTIAAPALEFSVLDVPGHTSGHIAYFQAADPRGTPHVFCGDTLFACGCGRLFEGTPPQMLASLDSLAALPGATEVHCAHEYTLSNIRFALACEPGNAELQAWRDKASELRARHVPTLPTTIAHERAVNPFLRAGNPAIQASLQEQLREKVPDRLTAFTLMREWKNRFR; this comes from the coding sequence ATGAATGCGCTCGAGTACGTACCGGTCCCGGCGTTTGAAGACAATTACATCTGGGTCGTTTCCGACGGGCATCACGCGGTGGTCGTCGATCCGGGTGAGGCTGCCCCCGTGCGCGCCTATCTGGCGAAACGGGGTTGGCAGTTGAGCGCTATTTTACTCACGCACCATCATCAAGACCATGTCGGTGGGGTGGCCGATCTGCTGAACGGCCAGGCTGTTCCCGTGTACGGCCCCGCTGGTGAAGCGATCCAGCATCTCACGCATCGTCTTAAAAATGGCGATCACGTGACAATTGCGGCGCCCGCACTCGAATTCAGCGTGCTCGACGTGCCCGGTCACACGAGCGGTCATATCGCTTATTTTCAGGCGGCCGACCCGCGCGGCACGCCGCACGTGTTTTGTGGCGACACGCTGTTCGCGTGTGGCTGCGGCCGGTTGTTCGAGGGGACGCCCCCGCAGATGCTGGCGTCGCTGGATTCGCTCGCCGCGCTGCCCGGCGCGACCGAGGTGCATTGCGCGCACGAGTACACGTTGTCGAACATCCGCTTCGCGCTCGCCTGCGAGCCGGGCAACGCTGAACTGCAAGCCTGGCGTGACAAAGCGAGTGAATTGCGCGCGCGTCATGTGCCGACGCTGCCCACCACCATCGCCCATGAACGCGCGGTGAATCCGTTTTTGCGCGCCGGCAATCCAGCGATTCAAGCAAGCTTGCAAGAACAGTTGCGCGAAAAAGTGCCGGATCGTTTGACGGCATTTACGCTGATGCGCGAATGGAAAAACCGCTTCCGTTGA
- a CDS encoding Cyanate permease encodes MSSTQLRVFLLFSAGYFVSYVFRGVNLGFAPFITHDLGLSATDLGLLTSLYFLGFAGAQIPAGVMLDHFGARRVTAVTLLFAALGIWVFGAAHSVGVMMIGRLLIGVGVSVCLGAAFKALAQHFASARLPLMNGLVMAIGGFGGVMVGSPLTWVLSFASWRAVCVGLGLLTVLVAVAQWTLTPDTKETHHQASLGAQFKGTLHILRSAAFWKIASFSVVTQGVFYAMQSLWVGAWLRDVQGFEPREAAALVSVLGFAMMAGCVGFGAAARSLERRGISLNLFCGIGMTLFVVTQLLIMFGAPLPASLLWAAYGVFGGTGILSYAVMARHFPAQMIGRVNTTLTLIIFLLIFGFQIGVGAVLSRWPASGGHYPAAAHLTAWGILVALQVLSAIWFVLPGRTRPQPAHVRAEQEA; translated from the coding sequence ATGTCGTCGACCCAGTTGCGCGTTTTTCTGCTGTTTTCCGCCGGTTACTTCGTTTCGTACGTGTTTCGCGGTGTCAATCTCGGCTTCGCCCCCTTCATTACGCACGATCTCGGCTTGTCGGCCACTGATCTCGGTTTGCTGACCAGTCTGTACTTCCTCGGCTTCGCGGGCGCCCAGATTCCGGCCGGCGTGATGCTCGACCACTTCGGCGCACGTCGCGTGACGGCGGTCACCTTGCTATTTGCCGCGCTAGGAATCTGGGTGTTCGGCGCGGCGCACAGCGTCGGCGTGATGATGATCGGGCGTCTGCTGATCGGCGTCGGTGTATCCGTCTGCCTCGGTGCTGCCTTCAAGGCGCTGGCGCAGCATTTCGCGTCGGCACGGCTACCGCTGATGAACGGGCTGGTGATGGCGATCGGCGGTTTCGGCGGCGTGATGGTCGGCTCGCCGCTCACGTGGGTACTGAGCTTCGCCAGTTGGCGTGCGGTCTGCGTCGGTCTGGGCCTGTTAACGGTGCTGGTGGCGGTGGCGCAGTGGACTCTTACGCCGGACACCAAGGAAACCCATCACCAAGCCAGTCTTGGCGCCCAGTTCAAAGGCACGTTGCATATCCTGAGGAGCGCGGCATTCTGGAAGATCGCCTCGTTCTCGGTTGTCACTCAGGGTGTGTTCTACGCGATGCAATCGCTGTGGGTCGGCGCCTGGTTGCGCGATGTGCAGGGCTTCGAGCCGCGTGAAGCCGCCGCGCTGGTGTCGGTTCTCGGCTTCGCGATGATGGCCGGTTGCGTGGGCTTCGGCGCGGCGGCGCGCAGCCTCGAGCGGCGTGGTATCTCGCTGAACCTGTTTTGCGGCATCGGTATGACGCTGTTCGTCGTCACCCAACTGCTGATCATGTTTGGCGCGCCGCTGCCCGCGAGCCTACTGTGGGCGGCGTACGGGGTCTTCGGCGGGACGGGCATTCTCAGTTACGCGGTGATGGCGCGGCACTTCCCGGCACAGATGATTGGCCGGGTGAATACCACGCTGACGCTGATTATCTTTTTGCTGATTTTCGGCTTCCAGATCGGCGTCGGCGCCGTGCTGTCGCGCTGGCCGGCCAGTGGCGGACATTATCCGGCGGCCGCGCATCTGACCGCTTGGGGCATTCTGGTGGCGTTGCAAGTATTGAGCGCGATCTGGTTCGTATTGCCCGGCCGCACGCGCCCTCAGCCGGCGCACGTGCGCGCCGAACAGGAGGCTTGA